The Leishmania donovani BPK282A1 complete genome, chromosome 23 genome contains a region encoding:
- a CDS encoding ATP-binding cassette protein subfamily C, member 2, putative, protein MQYEDPRHHSAASAERRALPKGGHQNGAAEQLATASKATAANRQAALHERDTLKQRITELWGPPKHYVECDEDRASFSHRMWYFFVYPMVLLASREQISLENMPPPTRDVRAHDCGLRLSRAVQAAMYERNAWNCMVGTEVVSTLDASSRGVLRWVGVPQQGGYTRMMAGVEWSVPPALRTAARSDDSG, encoded by the coding sequence ATGCAGTACGAGGACCCGCGCCATCAcagcgcagcgtcagcggaGCGCAGAGCGCTGCCGAAAGGTGGGCATCAGAATGGCGCCGCTGAACAGCTTGCAACCGCTTCAAAGGCCACGGCAGCGAATCGCCAAGCTGCACTGCACGAGCGCGATACGCTGAAGCAGCGAATAACGGAGCTGTGGGGCCCGCCGAAGCACTACGTGGAGTGCGACGAGGAccgcgcctccttcagcCATCGCATGTGGTACTTCTTTGTGTATccgatggtgctgctcgcaTCACGGGAACAGATCAGTCTTGAGAATATGCCCCCGCCAACGCGggatgtgcgcgcgcacgactGCGGGCTGCGGCTGTCGCGTGCTGTGCAGGCGGCGATGTACGAGCGGAACGCGTGGAACTGCATGGTTGGGACGGAGGTCGTGAGCACGCTGGACGCTTCGAGTCGCGGTGTTCTGCGGTGGGTCggggtgccgcagcagggcgGGTACACGCGGATGATGGCTGGCGTGGAGTGGAGCGTGCCGCCGGCtctgcgcaccgctgcgaggTCCGACGACAGCGGT